The Pseudanabaena yagii GIHE-NHR1 genome segment ATGTTCTTGCTGGTGCTGAGGTTCGCCGCATGGAGAACTTGATGAAAATTGCCGATACATTGCCAATCTGGCAACGTCCTCAATATCTCATCGATCAACTGCCTAAGACCCTATTCTCGCCTGAATTGCAAAAGACAAGAATCGAACTTGCTCGCAAAGCATGGGAAAAAGACCCTTCTTCTTTTGTGGAAAAGTTTATTCCCATGTTCTTTAATGCCAATCTCAAAGATACAGCGCATAAGGCTGGAACCTATTAGTCCAAAAGAGAGTGGTGCTTTGCACCACTCTCTTTTAAGTTGCAAAATGCTGAAAAGCCGATCGCATTTCTAAGCCATCAATTTGATTGCCTTCGATAATCTCGCCAATGATTGCTGAATTGGGTAATTGATGGACAAATGGTTCGGCGAGTTTAAAGGGCATACATAAAACAAGTTCAAAGTCTTCTCCCCCATACAAGACCCAATCTAAGGCGCGATCGCCTGCCAAAATGCGGATGGCGCGGTGAATCGGCAATGAACGCCAAAATATTTTCGCCCCAACTTGACTGGCGCGACAAATTTGGGCGATCGCATCGGCAAGTCCATCGCTACTATCCATGCCTGAGATTGGGAAATCCTTTAAATGATTATGTTGTTTGAGCAGTTTGTGTAAAAGGGCGATCGCATCAAAACGAGGAGTTGGACGCTGATGGTAACGACAAATTGCTTGCTCTAGAGCTTTTCCTGACAAAATACAATTGCCAATTTTTAAGTTCGCCAATAACTTCTCTTGCAAGTTTTCGTGTAACAGAAGTTCTAACCCTGCCTTAGAAAGACCATGCAGTCCCGTCATCACAATGGCATCACCAACTCTTGCAGTATGTCGTTGGATAATTTGATTTTGGGGAACCTGTCCAAATGCCGTCACTGATAAAGTCCGAATTGGCGATCGCACTGTATCCCCACCCACTAACTCTGTGCCATAGGTTCGCAAACATTCACTAAAGCCCCGATATACCCCTTCAATCCACGCAACTGTGGTATCAGATGGTAAGCCAACGGACATGACTACTCCCCAAGGTTTAGCTCCCATTGCGGCTAAATCTGATAAATTCACGGCAGCAGCACGCCAACCGACATCTTCAGGACTAGTAGTGCGATCGCTAAAATGCACACCATCCACCAACATATCTGTAGTGACGACCATCTGATGCTCAGTTAAAGTCCCCCCCATCGGTGCGGCATCATCGCCAACAACTTCACTACAATATTGCCGAAAGATTTTCAGCAATCCTTGCTCACCTAAATTTTTAATCGTTTCTGTCATCTATAGCTATTGATAGCCCTGAGCAGTTTCTTAAGAAGACTGCTCCAGTTTTTGCTTAATTAAATTCTCAATTTCTTGCAGATCGGTTACTGACTGAGGCATCGCAAATATTTCTGACGATGTGTTTACCGTAAAGCGATCGACAAAGATCCGAAATGCTTCTCTATCACTGGGATTCTTAATCACATAAGTTCGTAATTCTTTCTTAGTCATTGTGTTGAAATTTAGATTAATCACAAGAACCTCCAAAGACCATTACGATAAATCTCTATCTCTATATTATCCCCAGCTAGTATAAATACATTACCTGTTCGCTCGTCCAATCTTACTAAAAAAATAGTCGTAAAAGTACTTGTTAACGATTGACATAAAATTACGCAAATAATCCCTTGCTCAGAAGTTGGCAAAATCAATAAACTCCACAGGATTAACATCATTTTTGATAGCGCAGCTTCGCCGCGCTATCAAAAATCTAGTTCTTATTTTACGACGAAGTCCTTGTGAATATTAAGGATAGAAAGTTAGCTTAGGTAAAGCTAATGATT includes the following:
- a CDS encoding DUF6887 family protein; this translates as MTKKELRTYVIKNPSDREAFRIFVDRFTVNTSSEIFAMPQSVTDLQEIENLIKQKLEQSS
- a CDS encoding DUF6888 family protein — translated: MLILWSLLILPTSEQGIICVILCQSLTSTFTTIFLVRLDERTGNVFILAGDNIEIEIYRNGLWRFL
- the thiL gene encoding thiamine-phosphate kinase is translated as MTETIKNLGEQGLLKIFRQYCSEVVGDDAAPMGGTLTEHQMVVTTDMLVDGVHFSDRTTSPEDVGWRAAAVNLSDLAAMGAKPWGVVMSVGLPSDTTVAWIEGVYRGFSECLRTYGTELVGGDTVRSPIRTLSVTAFGQVPQNQIIQRHTARVGDAIVMTGLHGLSKAGLELLLHENLQEKLLANLKIGNCILSGKALEQAICRYHQRPTPRFDAIALLHKLLKQHNHLKDFPISGMDSSDGLADAIAQICRASQVGAKIFWRSLPIHRAIRILAGDRALDWVLYGGEDFELVLCMPFKLAEPFVHQLPNSAIIGEIIEGNQIDGLEMRSAFQHFAT